The Acidipropionibacterium virtanenii DNA segment TGGGCTCGACGCCCTGGTGACGGGCCGCGCGGCTCGGGGCACCGGTCAGGGTCATGGCCGGCTGCGGGGTCTCGGCCACACCCGCCTGCGGGCCGTGTTCAGACACGCTCACGATTGAGTACCTCCTGTGCGTGGTAGCAGGCCGCATAGCGGCCTGCCTCCACCTCGGTGAACGGGGGAGCGCCGTTGACCAGGCACTCGTCGGTGGCGAACCGGCAGCGAGGGTTGAACGAGCACCCCTCGGGCAGGTGCGTCAGGGAGGGCGGCAGACCGCCGATGGCGAAGAGCTGCTCGCCCTTCTGGTCGAGCCGGGGGATCGAATCGATGAGACCCACGGTGTAGGGGTGCGCCGGGTTGGCGTAGAGCCGGTGGACGTCGCAGTGCTCGACGAAGCGGCCGCAGTACATCACCGCGATGTCGTCGGCGACGTCGGCCACCACCCCCAGGTCGTGGGTGATGAGGATCAACCCCATCCCCGACTCCTCCTGGAGTTCCTTGAGCAGAGTCATGATCTGCGCCTGGACGGTGACGTCCAGAGCCGTGGTGGGCTCGTCGGCGATCAGCACCCACGGGTTCAGGGCGATCGCCATGGCGATCATGATGCGCTGGCGCATACCGCCGGAGAACTGGTGCGGATAGTTGCCCGCACGTTCCCTGGCGGCCGGTATGCGCACCCTCTCCATCAGTCTGACGGCCTGGTCCTGGGCGTCCGACCGGTTCATGCCCCGGTGCTGGCGGAACATCTCGGCGATCTGCCAGCCGACCGGGAAGACCGGGTTCAGCGAGCTGAGGGCGTCCTGGAAGATCATCGCGATGTGATCTCCGCGGACTTTCCTCATATCCTTCTCGGGCATCTTGAGCAGATCGACGCCGCAGTACTTCACCTGGCCGCCGGTGACATAGGCCGGCGGGGTGTCGAGGATGCCCATGATCGCCTGGGCGGTCACCGACTTCCCCGATCCCGACTCGCCGAGGATCGCGAGGGTCTCGCGTTCGGACAGTGAGAAATTGACGCCGT contains these protein-coding regions:
- a CDS encoding ABC transporter ATP-binding protein: MSQKSRRLDLKPIDGKLLEVDDLHVEFRTRDGIAKAINGVNFSLSERETLAILGESGSGKSVTAQAIMGILDTPPAYVTGGQVKYCGVDLLKMPEKDMRKVRGDHIAMIFQDALSSLNPVFPVGWQIAEMFRQHRGMNRSDAQDQAVRLMERVRIPAARERAGNYPHQFSGGMRQRIMIAMAIALNPWVLIADEPTTALDVTVQAQIMTLLKELQEESGMGLILITHDLGVVADVADDIAVMYCGRFVEHCDVHRLYANPAHPYTVGLIDSIPRLDQKGEQLFAIGGLPPSLTHLPEGCSFNPRCRFATDECLVNGAPPFTEVEAGRYAACYHAQEVLNRERV